A stretch of Aulosira sp. FACHB-615 DNA encodes these proteins:
- a CDS encoding DUF4157 domain-containing protein has product MYQKKHANHSKSTSDSSSNNQFAPRPFKVESTPSENLTSEQPQDTTETRQYKSHLPKVSIVTENPVQRSPVSPWSNLKIDPNYQADSYTSKISQSAVPSFPLQMKLHTEQLGDKSHQQPDSSADTIQPTELAIQSQEIQPENNTGLPDNLKTGVENLSGMGMDDVKVHYNSSEPPKFQAAAYTQGTDIHVAPGQEKHLPHEAWHVVQQKQGRVKPSIQLKGISANVDSTLEKEADVMGAKANSVGSVMSRLPSASQVKESIQSFGQTKPTTPPTKLGNSVRQFKCFGSRRNQASNNPQSEPEVVTSSKQEVDRTDQQFPPSEVDPKILAKSIDSHLAPTVVIRTSQIKQYSNVTTGELRQVSSSCFKNNL; this is encoded by the coding sequence ATGTATCAGAAAAAACATGCTAATCATAGTAAATCTACATCTGATTCATCATCTAACAATCAGTTTGCACCACGTCCATTTAAAGTTGAATCAACACCATCAGAAAATTTAACTTCAGAACAACCACAAGATACAACCGAGACTAGACAATATAAATCACATCTTCCTAAAGTATCTATAGTTACAGAGAATCCTGTGCAGCGATCGCCAGTCTCACCTTGGAGTAATTTAAAAATTGATCCGAATTATCAAGCTGATAGTTATACGTCAAAAATCTCGCAATCAGCAGTACCAAGTTTCCCATTGCAGATGAAGTTGCATACTGAACAGCTTGGAGATAAATCTCATCAACAACCAGATAGTTCAGCAGACACCATACAGCCAACTGAGTTGGCAATTCAAAGTCAAGAAATTCAACCTGAAAATAACACCGGCTTGCCTGATAACTTAAAAACAGGCGTGGAAAATCTTTCTGGAATGGGAATGGATGATGTCAAAGTTCATTATAATTCCAGCGAGCCTCCAAAGTTTCAAGCTGCTGCCTATACCCAAGGAACAGATATTCACGTTGCACCTGGACAGGAAAAGCACCTTCCCCATGAAGCATGGCACGTAGTTCAGCAAAAGCAAGGAAGAGTCAAACCTTCTATTCAATTGAAAGGAATCAGTGCGAATGTTGATTCTACGCTAGAAAAAGAAGCCGATGTCATGGGGGCAAAAGCTAACAGTGTTGGTAGTGTGATGTCTCGACTACCTTCGGCTTCTCAGGTAAAGGAAAGTATTCAGTCTTTTGGGCAAACTAAACCAACTACGCCACCTACTAAATTAGGAAATTCTGTTAGACAATTTAAATGTTTTGGATCAAGAAGAAACCAAGCTAGTAACAACCCTCAATCAGAACCGGAAGTTGTAACAAGTAGTAAACAGGAAGTAGATAGAACTGATCAACAATTTCCTCCCTCTGAAGTTGATCCGAAGATATTAGCGAAGTCGATAGACTCACATCTTGCACCAACCGTAGTCATCCGTACAAGTCAGATAAAACAGTATTCAAATGTAACAACAGGTGAATTAAGGCAAGTAAGTAGTAGTTGTTTCAAAAATAACTTAA